Within Actinosynnema pretiosum, the genomic segment AACCCGGAACCCTGACGCTCGCGGGCCTGCTGTTCCTCGCGCTGCACATGGCCGGGGTGGGCTCGGCGCTGCGCGCGCCCAGCTTCCGCCGCCGTCGCTGATCCACGCCGGTTCGACGGGTCCGGCCCGCTGACGTCGAGCGGGCCGCCCGATCACGTCGGCGGCGGGTCAGGCCCGGATGCTTCGGCCGGGGAGCTGATCGGCGTCGTTGGTGGGCGCGACCGCCCGCAGGCGCCGAGCGCCGCCGGCCAGCGTCATTGCCCGAAACCACTGGCCGGCTCCGATCGGCGCGTGGACCGCCGTCGAGCACCCGCCGGCCCACCGGGGACGCGGTCGCTCCGCGCCTCCGCTCCGTCGATCACCTGACCGGCGTCGTCAGGTCGCGATCCGCCGCAGTGCCGACGTGGCGCCCGGCGGAGGTTCCCGCCCCGCAGACCGCCGTTCCGGGGAGAAGAACGGCGGTCTGCTCAGGGAGAGCGCGGCGTGACGGACTGGAGGGAGCCCGTCGGACCGCTCCGCGTGCGGTGACGAGGGGGCAGACCGCGCGGAGCCGGTCGCACCGCCCGCGCTCGGGGCGGTGGGCGCCGGAACCGGTGGGCGTCGAGGTCTCCCGCTCGGGGCAGCGAGCGGGGCCCTTCGCACGCGCCGGTCCCGACCTAGTCGGGACGTGTTCGCAGGCGGACGAGGTACGGCGTCGCGTCCGGAGCCGGACGCGCGCCCGTGGCCCGAGTCGTGCTCCGACCGCTCCACGCCGATCGACCAGGTCCCCGTGCTGGGACTTGGTGACGTCGGTGCGCCGGAGCCGTCCAGGGCGTGGTCACGGCGCGCGCTCGGCGTCGTTGACCACGCAGACCACCGCGTCGGGGGTCGCGTAGAAGTCCAACCGGTAAGGACCGCACTCCTGCCTCACCGCCTGCCGGTCCTCCACCGGTTGGCGCTGTGGCGGAACGGGTTCTTCCGGTGGGGTCATCGGCTTATCGTGCGCCGACGGGGTCCGTTGACGCACCACCTTCTCCGCCGATATGCGGAAAACGCATACGGGTCAGCCGAGCCACCGCGCGAGTTCGCGCACGTCCCGCTCCCCCACCCACGGGCCGAGCCTGCCCAGCTCGACCAGCACCAGCCCCGAACCGCTGTCCCTCGCCGCGTCCAATGCCTCGTAACCGCAGGCCACGGCTTGATCGCGGTTTCCGGCGGCGGCGTGCGCGGCAGCGAGGCGGGCGGTGTGGAGGCCCCGTTCGGCGGCGCGGGCGTGGCCCCACCGGCGGCGGCGCAGCGCCTCGTAGCCCGCGATCGCCCGGTGCGGTTGCCCGAGTTCGAGCCAACAAGCCGCCCGTTCGAGCTCGACGTGCTGCTCCGAAAGGCGGTACCCTATGCGGTATTCGCCGTTGTCCGGCTCAGGGTCTCGGGCAACCGCTACGAGGAGTTCGCGCGCATGGTCCAACCGGGCCATGCACGTCTCGTCACCCGCCATCGCCAGTCCGCGAGCCTGCTGCCGCAGGACCAGTGCGAGGGTGCGCGGGCCGATGCCGCGCTCGCGCAGGGCGGCACGGGTCAGCGTGAGGACGCGCTCGCCGTCGGGTTCGGCGAGCTGGGCCAGTCGCACGTAGGAGTAGGCGACGACGTCGGGGTCGTCGGCGGCCTGCCCCTGCTCAAGGGCGCGGGTGGTCCACTCGACGGCGCCGCTGCGATCGCCGACCTCCTCGTACAGCAGGCCGGAGAACTCGGCGTAGGTCGCGGCGACGGCGAGCAGCCTGCGGCGGTGGTCGCCGTCGGCGGTGCGGCGCAGGGCGTCGGCGAAGTCGAACAGCGAGCGGGCGGCGGGGACCAGGGCGCGCCAGCCCTGGCGGTGGTGCGCGTCGTCGAGGATGCGGCGCAGCACCAGCAACTGCCGCACGGGCCCACCGCGCCGGGCGGTGGCCGCGCGCAGCGCGGTGAGGGCTGCCGGGTCGACGGGTCGGTCGGAGCGGGGCGAGACGGACGGGCGGGAGGCCCGGTCGGCCAGGCCGAGCAGGTGGGCCGGGATGCCGAGCAGCCGCTGCATGGTGCGCAGCACGCGCAGGTCGTAGGCGATGCCGCTGCCTGATTCCAGGCGGGAGATCGCGGACTGCGAGTAGCCGGCCAGCGCGCCGAGCTCGTCCTGGCGCAACCCGTGGGCGCGGCGCGCGATGGCGACGAGCACACCGGGCGCGTCCGACGCGACGGCGGCGTGCACCTCGCGGCTCTCCCACAGCTCAGGCGGCAACGCGGGCAACGGCGTGCCACGCGACTCGCCGAGGACGTCAGAGCGGGTGACCTCGGGCCGGACGGCGCTGTCTGGACGAGTGGTCTCAGGGCGGGCGGCGCTGTCTGGCCGGGCGGTCTCCGGGCGGGTAGTGGCTGGCCGGGCTGAGTCCTGGCGGCCGGAGCCTTGGCGAGCGCTGTCCTGGCGGCGGGAGTCCTGGCGGCGGGAGTCCTGGCGGCCGGTATCCGGGTGGGCGCTGTCTGGTAGAGCGCTGTCCTGACGGACGTTGTTGGGACGGGTGC encodes:
- a CDS encoding helix-turn-helix domain-containing protein, with protein sequence MPALPPELWESREVHAAVASDAPGVLVAIARRAHGLRQDELGALAGYSQSAISRLESGSGIAYDLRVLRTMQRLLGIPAHLLGLADRASRPSVSPRSDRPVDPAALTALRAATARRGGPVRQLLVLRRILDDAHHRQGWRALVPAARSLFDFADALRRTADGDHRRRLLAVAATYAEFSGLLYEEVGDRSGAVEWTTRALEQGQAADDPDVVAYSYVRLAQLAEPDGERVLTLTRAALRERGIGPRTLALVLRQQARGLAMAGDETCMARLDHARELLVAVARDPEPDNGEYRIGYRLSEQHVELERAACWLELGQPHRAIAGYEALRRRRWGHARAAERGLHTARLAAAHAAAGNRDQAVACGYEALDAARDSGSGLVLVELGRLGPWVGERDVRELARWLG